In Amaranthus tricolor cultivar Red isolate AtriRed21 chromosome 5, ASM2621246v1, whole genome shotgun sequence, a genomic segment contains:
- the LOC130812791 gene encoding 3beta-hydroxysteroid-dehydrogenase/decarboxylase-like — protein sequence MASQEKCCVVIGGRGFAARHLVARLIRDEIFCVRIADLGPSIKLDSYEEGTLGKALQSGRAQYVSIDLRDKATVLKACQGAHVVFHMAAPDSSINNYNLHYSVNVQGTKNVIEACIDLQVKKLIYTSSPSVVFDGVHEILNGDESLPYPMKHNDVYSATKAEGEALVLKANGEKGLLTCCIRPSTIFGPGDKLFVPSLVDAARAGKSKFLIGDGNNMYDVTYVENVAHAHICAERALSSEGTVAEEAAGQAYFITNMEPIKFWEFMSLILEGLGYLRPRIKIPAFVMMPIAYLVLFIYTLLAPFGMKVPQLTPSRVRLLSRSRTFNCSKAKDRLGYIPIVSLQEGIERTIEAYSHLRADHLPKKDGPSKLQNNVGRKEEQQGLLQNKPKEA from the exons ATGGCAAGCCAAGAGAAGTGTTGTGTAGTTATTGGAGGAAGAGGATTTGCAGCTAGGCATTTGGTTGCACGGCTGATTCGTGATGAAATATTTTGTGTCCGAATAGCTGACTTAGGTCCCTCCATTAAGCTTGACTCTTATGAGGAGGGAACCCTTGGCAAAGCTTTGCAGTCTGGCCGTGCTCAATATGTATCGATTGATCTTAGAGATAAAGCAACAGTACTTAAAG ccTGTCAAGGAGCTCATGTTGTCTTTCATATGGCTGCACCTGATTCATCAATTAACAACTACAATCTCCACTACTCTGTCAATGTTCAAG GAACAAAGAATGTGATTGAGGCATGCATTGACTtgcaagtaaaaaaattaatctataCTAGTTCTCCTAGTGTAGTCTTTGATGGGGTTCATGAAATTCTCAATGGTGATGAATCTTTACCCTATCCAATGAAG CATAATGATGTCTATTCAGCCACCAAAGCTGAAGGAGAAGCGTTAGTCCTGAAGGCCAACGGTGAAAAGGGACTTCTAACTTGCTGCATACGTCCAAGCACTATCTTTGGCCCTGGTGACAAGTTATTTGTTCCATCTCTAGTTGATGCTGCAAGGGCTGGAAAATCCAAG TTCCTCATCGGAGATGGCAATAATATGTATGATGTTACCTATGTTGAAAATGTTGCTCATGCCCACATATGTGCTGAGCGAGCTCTTTCGTCTGAAGGGACAGTTGCAGAGGAAGCAGCAGGGCAG GCATATTTCATTACAAATATGGAGCCAATCAAGTTTTGGGAGTTTATGTCACTCATTCTTGAAGGTCTAGGTTATTTAAG GCCAAGAATAAAGATTCCTGCTTTTGTTATGATGCCCATTGCGTatttggttttgtttatttatactCTACTGGCACCTTTTGGTATGAAAGTTCCCCAACTCACACCTTCAAGAGTCAGACTTCTTTCTCGCAGCAGAACTTTCAATTGCTCCAAAGCAAAGGATCGGCTAGGCTACATTCCCATTGTGTCACTTCag GAGGGTATTGAGAGAACAATTGAGGCCTACTCTCACTTGAGAGCAGACCACCTGCCTAAAAAAGATGGACCTTCTAAATTGCAGAATAATGTTGGTAGAAAAG AAGAACAGCAGGGGCTTCTGCAGAATAAACCGAAAGAAGCTTAA